Genomic window (Enterobacteriaceae bacterium 4M9):
CGGGCTCCACACCTTCAGAAAAGCTGAGCGTCAGTTTACTGGGCGCTGGAGTCACAGTGACATCTGCGGCCGGTGTCTGGGATACCAGATGTGCATGAGCGAAAACAGTAGACGGTGTGAAAGAAGCGATAACAGCAAGGAATGTAAGTTGCCTGGCGCCAAAAACCATGATGATCATTCCCTTTCATTATAAAATGAGGCTAGAGGATAACCTCCCAACCCCAACCAGATCCAGAATAACGCACCGACAACAGGCAGAAACACTTGTCAATCTGTGCCGTGCACAGTAACGTCATGTTTGTCGCAATACGGAGATGAATATGAAACACAACCTGGCCCAGCTTCCTCAGGAAGAGATGGATAAAATTAACGTTGATCTTGCCGCTGCCAGCGTCGCGTTTAAAGAGCGCTACAACATGCCCGTTATTGCCGAAGCGGTTGAGAGAGAACAACCGGAAATGCTACGTAATTGGTTTACGGAAAGATTAACTACTCACAGACTCGCCTCTGTTAACCTTTCTCGTCTGCCGTGGGAGCCAAAAGCAAAATAATTAAATTAACATTACGCATCCTGACGCATACCCTGCTAAGATTTTCCTGTAGGAATCTTCAACGGAGCTGCTGTAATGTCTTAGAAAGACGTTTTGGCAGAAAAATAAGGATGTCGTTATGTCTCTTTGGAGCATTGCCGCTGCGCAATATGCCGTGCGCCAGGGTGGCCTGGAAGCCAACATTGAGCACCACCTCAATTTTATCGAACATGCCGCGCGTGAAAGCGTAAATCTGCTTATCTTCCCCGAATTCTCGCTGTGCAGTGATAACGACACTGATGCAACGAAATTTGCCATAACCTTACATTCTGCTGAACTTGACCCGCTGAGCGACGCGGCTCGCCAGTTTGGCATGACGGTGGTTACCGGACTTCCCCATCTCGACAATAACGCTAACCACGCCAGAGCCATTATTTTTATGCCTGATGGCTCTCGCCTGTCGAGTCGTAAACCGGCGCTTGAGAAAAGCGACTGGTTCACGCCCTGTCCGGCAACACCGATTCACGGTAAAATGGGCCGCTATTTTGCGCTCGGCGTTAACACCAGCAGTGAAGACGAGGCGTTGCCGCGTAGCGCGGCCGGGCTCGGCGCGAATCTGTATATCACCGGGCGCCACACGCCCGTTGCCCGCTGGCAGCATGATTCCATGTATCTGCAACAGTGGGCGCACAAATACAATATCGCGGTCCTGATGGCCAACCAGACCTGCAACTCCGGGCGCTGGCACGGCACCGGCCACAGCGCCTGCTGGGATGAGCGTGGACAACTGATTATTCGCGCTGAAGCCGGAGAACTGCTGGTTATTGGGCGGCGCAGTCCCGCAGGCTGGCAGGGTGAAGTGATTCCGGTGCGTTAATCCACAAGGCAAATGCAGTGAATTAACGCTATCATGGCAGGCCATGATTCCGCCGCCAGGCGCACCACTTTCGGATAACAGAATGCTGCGAATTATCGATACAGAAACCTGCGGCCTGCAGGGCGGAATTGTCGAGATTGCCTCCGTTGATATCATCGACGGACAAATAGCTAACCCAATGAGCGACCTGGTGCGCCCGGATCGTCCCATTAGTCCACAGGCGATGGCTATTCACGGCATTACAGAAGCGATGGTGGCCGATAAACCATGGATTGAAGAGATTGTCCCACGCTATCTCGGCAGCCGGTGGTATGTGGCTCACAACGCCAGCTTCGACAGTCGGGTACTGCCCGATATGCAGGGCGAATGGATTTGCACCATGCGCCTGGCGCGCCGCCTGTGGCCCGGCATCAAGTACAGCAACATGGGTTTATATAAGTCGCTCAAGCTGCACGTTGATACACCCGCCGGGTTACACCACCACCGCGCGCTGTTTGACTGCTACATCACCGCAGCACTACTGCTGCGCATTATGCAGGAGTCTGGCTGGAGTCCGGAACAGATGGTAACCGTTACCGGTCGCCCGACGCTGCTACAAACGCTACAGTTTGGCAAATACCGCGGTGAGTCCTTTGAAGATATCGCTCGGCGCGATCCGGGCTATCTGCGCTGGATGTCGAACAATCTCAAAGAGATGTCGCCGGAACTGCGCCTGACGCTGCGTCACTGGCTGGATGCCTGAGCGCTAGAGGGTCTGCCCCGGCAGCGTCCCTTGTGCCAGCGCAATAAGAAATGCATATTCCAGTGCAACACCTTCCCAGGACTTAAAACGCCCGGATTTACCGCCATGACCGGAGTCCATGTCCGTACACAACAACAGTAGCGTTTGATCACGCTTCATTTCTCGCAGCTTCGCCACCCATTTTGCCGGTTCCCAGTATTGCACCTGCGAATCATGCAACCCAGTGGTGACCAGCATGTGCGGATACGCCTTCTCCTCCACCTGGTCGTAGGGGCTATAAGACTTTATGTACTGGTAGTAGGTTTCATCCTGCGGATTGCCCCACTCCTCAAACTCCCCGGTCGTCAGCGGAATAGATTCATCAAGCATGGTTGTAACCACATCAACAAACGGCACCTGGGCTACCACGCCGTGGAATAACTCAGGACGCTGATTTATCGCCACCCCCATCAACATGCCGCCCGCGCTACCGCCCATAGCGTAGAGCTGATCCGGTGCACCGTAGCCCTGGGCCAGCAAGGCATCGCAGACGTCGAGATAGTCATAAAAGGTGTTCATTTTCTTGAGGAACTTGCCGTCTTCGTACCAGCGCTGTCCCAGTTCGCCGCCACCGCGCACGTGGGCTATGGCGTAGACGAAACCGCGATCGAGTAAGCTCAGGCGGCTGGTGCTGAAATCGGCATCGATACTGCTACCGTATGAGCCATAGCCGTATACCAACAGCGGGTTTTTCCCGCGCTGAAAATGCTGTTTGTGATATACCAGCGACACCGGCACTTCCACACCATCCCGGGCGCGCACCCACAGGTGCTCACTGCGGTAATTATCGCCGTCAAACCCGGCAACGGCGGTTTGTTTAAGCGTGCGGCGCTCGCCGGTGTCCATGTTCAGTTCAAACAGCGTGTCCGGCGTTGTCATGGATGAATAGCCATAGCGCAGCCAGGCGGTCTCCGGCTCCGGGTTGTTGGCAATCCAGGTCACATAGGCCGGGTCGTCAAAGGCTATCCCACTCTCCTCGCCAGTCTTACGGTTGATCTGACGCAGGCTGCTCAAGCCGCGCTCACGCTCCTCCACCACCAGCCAGTCGGTAAAAAGGGCATAGCCTTCGAGCATTACGCGCTCGCGGGTTGGGATCACCGTTTCCCAGCGCTGCACATCGCGCACCTTAGTACGATACAGGCCGAAATTTTTACCTTCGTGATTAGAGCGCACCCAGAAGTGATGCTGGTAGTGATCGAGGCTGTACTCCCGGTCGCGCTGGCGCGGGATGAAACACTGCGGCTCGGCGTCCGGTAGTTCGGCATCCAGCAGCAGCATTTCACTGCTGGTGGCACTGTTTAGCGCAATGACAATGAAGTGACGTGAGGAGGTTTTATGTACGCTGACGTAAAAGGTGTCATCTTTTTCTTCATACACCAGTTCGTCATCACGCGACGGGCTACCGACCGTGTGGCGCCATACCTGGTAAGGCAGCAGTGTGCCGGGGTGCTTACGCACGTAGTAAAGTGTTAAGGAGTCATTCGCCCAGACAAAATCGGGGGACACATTTTCCAGAAGCTCAGGATACCAGTTGCCGGAGGCCAGATGGCGAAAGCGGATGCCGTACTGGCGACGTGACAAGAAGTCTTCTGCCACCGCCATGATGGTGTTATCAGGCGTGACCGACAGACCGCCAAGCGTATAAAACTCACTGTGTGCCGCACGTTTGTTACAGTCGAGGAGCTTGTCCCAGGCTTCACCTTCGCTGCCAGTGGCAGGCTGGCGTTGCCAAATGGCGTATTCGCAGCCTTCGTCAAAATAGTAGCGATAGCGCCAGCCATTTTTCACCCAGGGTGCAGATACGTCGCGCGGGGCAATGCGGCTAACCATCTCTTTAAGCAACCGCTCCTGTAGCGCCTGCTGCGAGGCCATGACCCGGCGACCATAATCATTTTCTTTATGCAGATAGTCGAGCACATCCGGCGACGAACGATCGTCGTCCCGCAGCCAGTAATAGTTATCAATGCGCGTATCACCATGAATAGTCAGTGAATGCGGGACTTTCTTTGCTTTTGGAGGCATAGCGTCTTCTTCTGTTCTCGTCTGTCACACACCTTTAAGGGTGTGCAAAATGAGCGAGACTTGCAAGCGCAGCCCGACAGGTTAGGCCACGCCCGGCAGACTTAAAAACTGCCGGGCGGGTTAATCAGGCGGTTAGCCTGGGGGAAGCTCACGCTTTTGCTGCGCGATATCCTGCTCGATGCCTTCGCGCACTTCTGTAGGGATCTTAAGCGCATCACCCAGCGCGTTGAGGTAACTGCGCTCCATAAAGTGATCGATATCGATAACCGCGCAGCTGAGGAAATACAATTCCAGCGCTTCTTCCTCATTTTGCACGCCTTGTGCCAGGCGCTGCGGGTCCAGCGGCTGCTCAATCGCTTGCTGCACCACTACACGTCCCTGCTGCTCCACGCCAGCTTCGCGCAGTTGCTGCTCAATAGCAGCGCGCTCTTTATCGTCGATATGACCATCACTTTTGGCGGCAAACACCAGCGCCAGAATTAACCGTTCGGTGCGCACGTCCAGAGGCGAAGTTTGTGTGCCCCAGTCAGGCTCGGCCTGGTAGTTCTGGCGAATTTTATCCTTGTATTTGTTCCACAGCAGCGACCCTGCCAGCGCCCCGCCGCCAATCAGCAGCGCGTTGCCACCGTATTTGGTCAGCAACTTGCGTGACGACTTATTTGCCACCAGCAGCCCCGCAAGGCCGCCAAGCGCCCCCGGAACCAGCAGCTTGCTTAATCCCTGTTCCGGCTTATTTCCCTGTTGCTGTCCGCTGGCTTGTCCCAGCAGCGACTGTAGTTGACCTAACCAGTTTGCCATTTATATCTCCGACTCATCACAGATACCTGCTCGCAGAGTATGCAACGCAGTGTCAGGAAGCGTAGAGAAACGCAAATAAAACAAAACGGCGCCGCAGATGCGACGCCGTGATAACCGAAATCAAATGTTTATTCGCTGCGATAGTCCGCGCTTTGGGCCTTGCAGTCGACATGCACGGTATAATGAATATCGCCGCTTTTACCGCGAACCACGAGCGGTACCTGCCATTGATCCTGCCCGCCTTTCACCTGGCTTACGTTAATCCAGGCCACCGGAGTAGACTGCCCAAGCTGTTTTTGGTCCTCAGGCCAGTTAACCACGCGGTTTTGCAGGTAATCACGCTTTACGCTGGCGGCAATGCCCTGAGCATCAAGACCTTCACAGCCGGTAAATGCCACCTGACGCGACGTTTCTGCCAACCCGGAAAAACTTGTCGCCAGCAGCGCAACGCCAAGAAACACTCCTGTTTTATTCATACTGTTCTCCATATTGTTTTAAGGAACAACCCCGGAGAAAGCATGGTATAAAACACGCGCAGTGCAAGTGCCTCAGGCAGCCCTGGTTTGCTTTTTCGTGCTACGTGGCTCGGCCTGTGGTTTCGCATCAGCCACATCAGCCACATCAGCCACACGTGGTACCGCAGCTTTCGGCAACTGGCCGGTTTTGAGCAGCGCGTTGAGTGCATCTTTTTCCTGCGCCAGCCACATCGCGAGGGCATCTGCCTGCTCCGGCTCCAGGGCTACCGGCGACTGAGTCAGCCACTCACCCATGGCCTCAGCCAGATCCAACATTTTGTCCCAGGCATCGGCTTCCTTTTTACTGGCAAAAGACATTTTTTCCTCACCTTCCCTAACGACTACGTATTTAATTTCTACCGCCATGTGCAGCTCCGGATATACTGTTTATTAATACAGTATAACAGAAAGCGTCTCGCCAGACAATTCACCCACCGGCTGCACACGCAAACGTTTTCGTATATACTGCGCCGGTTTTTTTCACCGGGTAAACGAGAGGTTGGATATGTTGGGAAGCGCACTGCGTCCTTCAGCCACGCGCGTCATGCTGCTGGGTTCTGGGGAACTGGGAAAAGAGGTCGCCATTGAGTGCCAGCGCCTTGGGCTGGAAGTGATCGCCGTTGACCGCTATGCCGATGCCCCTGCTATGCAGGTCGCACACCGCAGCCACGTGATTAATATGCTGGACGGCGCACAGCTGGCAGCACTGATTGCTCAGGAAAAACCGCACTTCGTAGTGCCGGAAATTGAAGCCATCGCCACCGATACACTGGTTGAACTGGAGCGCCAGGGCCAGCGCGTGGTGCCCTGTGCACGTGCCGCCCAGCTCACCATGAACCGCGAAGGCATTCGTCGCCTCGCAGCTGAAGAGCTGGGGCTGCCGACCTCAGGCTACCGTTTTGCCGACAGCGAAACAGATTTTCGCGAGGCGGTGCGTGAAGTTGGCCTGCCGTGCATCGTCAAACCGGTGATGAGTTCTTCTGGCAAAGGCCAGAGCATGATTCGCAGTGAAACCCAGCTGGCAGAAGCCTGGACGTATGCGCAACAGGGCGGGCGCGCCGGTGCCGGACGTGTGATTGTCGAGTCTGTGGTGAATTTTGATTTTGAAATTACACTGCTTACGGTAAATGCCGTTGACGGCCTGCATTTCTGTGACCCGATTGGCCACCGCCAACAGGACGGCGATTACCGTGAATCCTGGCAGCCACAGCAGATGAGCCAGAAAGCGCTGGCTAACGCCCAGGACGTGGCCGGGAAAATTGTTAAGGCGCTGGGCGGTTACGGTCTGTTTGGCGTGGAGTTGTTTGTCTGCGGCGATGACGTGGTCTTCAGCGAAGTATCGCCACGCCCGCATGATACCGGCATGGTGACGCTGATTTCGCAGGACTTGTCAGAGTTTGCCCTGCATGTACGCGCTTTCCTCGGCCTACCGGTGGGCGCCGTGCGCCAGTATGGTCCGGCGGCGTCAGCGGCACTGCTGCCAGCGCTCACCAGTCGCGACGTGCGCTTTATCAACCCGGAAGTAGCCTGTGCCAGCGGCATGCAGCTGCGTCTGTTTGGCAAACCTGAGATTGACGGTACGCGTCGCCTCGGTGTCGTGCTGGCTACCGGCAACAGCGTGGAAGAGGCCGTTGAGCGTGCCAAAACCGCAGTCGGCCAGATACGTGTAGAAGGCTGATCGCGTCTGGATAAGCGCCACAAAAAAGCCCTCCAAGGAGTAATGCTGGTGGTTTAAGGCCTGGTGAATGTTCCGTTCACCTGAAGCCCGACAACAGATGGGACTTCATTTGCGGTGAACGGGTTAAGGAGCGCTCCCGCGCGCTCCTTGACAATCCTCGCGGCCCCGCCAGGAAATCGCCGCTTCGCGGTGCACTCACCTCCCGGCGCTGCACCTGCGGCCGGCTCGACTCGACGTCCTGTTTACTCGGCCCATCCCTGGGCCTCGCCCCTTCGGGGCCAACGCCTGCGGCAATGTTGTCGCCTCAGCCCGCCATCCCTGGCGGGCTGACCTTGTCTTCACGCCTCCGGCTCGCCGATTTCAGCGCGGGTCAGCAACCCCATACAGTATGCCTGTGCACGTTAAAAACGAATGAGTGCGCTGCTCCTCTGCTTAAAGGAAAGAAAAAAGGCCCGATGACTCGGGCCTTAAAAGCATCACATTCTTAAGCGACTGGCATTACTCTGAAGAGGTTTTTTTTACAAGCAAGAATTACTTCGCGCCGTCAACCGCTTCACGCGCCAGTCGAGTGATACGCTCGTAGTCGCCGGCTTCCAGCGCATCCTGCGGCACCAGCCAGGAGCCACCAATGCACAGCACGCTGTTCAGCGCCAGATAATCGCGGTAGTTGGCAGGCGTGATGCCGCCAGTCGGGCAGAAACGCACCTGGGAGAACGGACCTGCAATAGCCTGCAGCGCCTTCACGCCGCCGTTAGCTTCGGCCGGGAAGAATTTGAACTCACGCAGGCCGTATTCCATACCCAGCATCAGTTCAGATACAGAGCAGATACCCGGAATCAGCGGAATAGTGCCCGCAGTTGCGGCTTTCAGCAGCGGCTCGGTCAGGCCAGGGCTAATGGCAAACCGTGCGCCTGCAGCAGTCACGTCAGCAAGCTGCTGTGCGTTAATCACCGTACCCGCACCCACAATCGCTTCCGGCACTTCTTTAGCGATGAGACGGATAGCGTCCAGCGCGCACTCGGTACGCAGCGTCACTTCCAGCACGCGAACCCCGCCTGCGACCAGCGCTTTTGCCATCGGCACCGCGTGTTCAATGTTCTTAACCACGATGACCGGCACGACCGGGCCGCTCTTCAGGATGTTTTCCGCGCTTGTTTTCCAGTTGTTCATCAGAGACTCTCTCTCGTGAAGGTTAATCCGACTTCCGCCTGAGGCGGGCTTAAAATTCGATGCAGGTTGCGCCCTGCTCTGCGCCGGACAATTTTTCTCGCAGCGCACCAAACATTTCACGCCCGGTGCCGATGCGCTCGGCACTCAGGTCCGGGTGGAACGCCTGGCGCTGCGCCAGTTCCGCCTCATCCACCAGCAGCGTCAGTTCGCCAGTCTGGCCGTTAACACGAATCATGTCGCCTTCCTGCACTTTTGCCAGCAAGCCATCGTCATAGGCTTCTGGTGTGACGTGGATGGCAGACGGCACTTTACCGGAAGCGCCGGACAAGCGGCCATCGGTCACCAGCGCAATCTTGAAACCACGGTCCAATAATACACCCAGCGGTGGCATCAGTTTATGTAATTCCGGCATGCCGTTGGCTTTTGGCCCCTGGTGGCGCACTACCACCACGCAGTCTCTATCCAGCTTGCCAGCTTCAAATGCAGGCAATACGTCATGCTGGCTTTCAAAAATTACCGCCGGTGCTTCAATGACCTGCTTATCTTCCGGCACGGCTGAGGTTTTCATTACCGCGCGGCCAAGGTTGCCACTCAGCACTTTAGTACCACCGTGGTGAGAGAACGGTTTGTCGATAGTCGCGATAACGTCAGTGTCCAGCGATGCGCTCGCACCCTCGCGCCAGTCCAGTTTGCCCTCGTTGAGCCACGGCTCCAGGGTGTAATGGTTCAGACCAAAACCGGCCACGGTGTTCACATCTTCATGCAACAGACCGCCCTTGAGCAGCTCGCGCATCAGCACCGGCACGCCACCTGCGGCCTGGAAGTGGTTAATATCTGCCGGGCCATTCGGGTACAGGCGCGCCATCAGCGGCACCGCTTCTGACAGGTCAGAGAAGTCGTCCCAGTTGATGATAATGCCCGCTGCACGCGCCATCGCCACCAGGTGCATGGTGTGGTTGGTTGAACCGCCGGTTGCCAGCAACGCCACGATGCCGTTAACCACGACTTTTTCATCAATCATCTTACCAAGCGGCATCCACTCGTTGCCGTTGCCGGTCAGGCGCGTCACCTGGCGGGCTGCTGCTGCGGTCAGTTCGGCGCGCAGCGGTGCATCCGGGTGCACAAACGAGGAGCCCGGCAGCTGCATACCCATAAACTCAACCACCATCTGGTTGGTATTGGCCGTACCGTAGAAGGTGCAGGTGCCCGGCGCGTGATAGGACGCCGCCTCAGACTCCAGCAGCGCATTTCTGTCAACTTTGCCTTCGGCAAAGAGCTGGCGAATACGCACTTTCTCTTTGTTCGGCAGACCACTAGCCATTGGACCTGACGGCACGAAGACGGCTGGCAGGTGACCAAACGACAGTGCCGCCATCGCAAGCCCAGGCACGATTTTATCGCACACGCCAAGGTAGAGGGCACCGTCGAACATATTGTGAGACAGGCCCACCGCCGCTGACATGGCAATCACTTCGCGGCTCAGCAGCGACAACTCCATCCCGTCCTGGCCCTGGGTCACGCCGTCACACATGGCAGGCACAGCGCCTGCGACCTGGCCGACCGCCCCTGCGCTGTGCAGCGCCTGACGAATCTGATCCGGGTAAGTTTCATACGGCTGATGCGCAGAGAGCATGTCGTTATAAGAGGTAATGATCGCAATGTTGTTACGCAACATGCTTTTCAGCGCAGCCTTGTCTTCAGGCTGACAGGCCGCAAAGCCGTGGGCAAGGTTGCCACAGGCCAGTTCTGAACGATGTACGGTTTTTGACTTCACCGCTTCAATGCGTGCCAGGTAGGCTTCGCGGGTCGGACGTGAGCGTTCAACGATGCGTTTTGTTACGCGTAACAAATTAGGGTTCATAGGGACTCCTTATAATCTTTATTGCCATAAGCGGCACGTGCAGCTTCAGGTCTCGGCGCAAAATCGCGTCAAACGCAGGAAGCACACTGCTCTTGGGCAAAATCGCTTCAGCTAGTTTAAATAAAAAAGCCCCGCGGGTGAACCTCGCGGGGCTTTATTGACAAAAAAAGTATGCCACTTCTGAGTTAGATCATGTTACCGGTAAAATAAACATCAGTTGGCATCGATTATTTCTTATTCAAACTCGTTCCAGGAACGTCCGTCACGCGTGATCATCGCCACCGAGGCAACCGGTCCCCAGGTCCCTGCCTGATACGGTTTTGGCGCATCGTTGTCTGCCGCCCAAGCTTCGGTGATGGAGTCCACCCATTTCCATGCTTCTTCGACTTCATCGCGGCGCACAAACAGCGCCTGAATACCGCGCATCGTCTCCAGCAACAGGCGCTCGTAAGCATCGGCCAGATGTGCCTGGTTGAAGGTTTCAGAGTAGCTCAGGTCAAGTTTGGTGGTTTGCAGGTTGTGTTTATGATCCAGCCCCGGCACTTTATTGAGGATCTGGATATCCACCCCTTCGTCCGGCTGCAGGCGAATGGTGAGCTTGTTCTGCGGCAGTTCCTGCCAGGACTCTTTAAACAGGTTGAGCGCCGGGCTTTTGAAGTAAACCACGACTTCAGAGCACTTGGTCGGCAGACGCTTGCCGGTACGCAGGTAAAACGGCACGCCAGACCAGCGCCAGTTGTCGATATCTACACGGATAGCCACAAAGGTTTCAGTACAACTGCTCTTGTTCGCGCCTTCTTCTTCCAGATAGCCCGGCACTTTTTTACCCTGGGCAAAGCCTGAGGTGTACTGGCCGCGCACGGTTTTCTCACGCACGTTAGAACGGTCAATGCGGCGCAGTGCCTGCAGGACTTTTACTTTCTCATCGCGGATATGGTCAGCGGTGAGGTCCGGCGGCGGTGCCATCGCAATCATGCACAAAATTTGCAGCAGGTGGTTTTGCACCATATCGCGCATCTGACCGGCCTGGTCAAAATACCCCCAGCGCCCTTCGATACCCACTTCTTCTGCCACCGTGATTTCCACGTGATCGATAGTGCGGTTATCCCAGTTGTTCACAAACAGCGAGTTGGCAAAACGCAGCGCCAGCAGGTTCAGCACCGTCTCTTTACCCAGATAGTGGTCAATGCGGTAAACCTGGCACTCCTCGAAAAACTCGCCCACCTGGTTGTTGATTTCCTGTGAGGTCTCAAGGGAGGTGCCAAGCGGTTTTTCCATCACCACGCGCGCGGGCTTGGCGTTAAGTTTTGCCGCACCCAGTCCTTTGCAAATGGCGCCAAAGGTGCTGGGCGGCATAGCAAAATAGTTAATAGTGGTGCGGTTTTTCTGGTCGAGTTTTTTGCCAAGCTTGCTGAAGCCTGCTGTGTCGTTAACGTCAAGGTTGCAAAAATCAAGGCGAGCGCTGAGCTTGTCCCACAGCGCTTCATCAATCTTCTCTTTCATGAAGGTTTCGAGCGCTTCGCGAATCACTTTGGTGTACGCGGCCTTGTCCCAGTCTGCACGCCCGACACCAAGAATGCGCGTGTCCGGGTGAATCTGGCCTGCCTTTTCCAGCTGATACAGGGAAGGCAGCAGTTTACGGCGCGCAAGATCGCCTTTCGCACCGAAAATCACCAGATCGCACGCCTGCGCTGTTTGCGTTACCGCCATGTTATTCTCCTCGTTATCGGCCGGCCCGGCGCTCTGCAGCCGGGCCCACTTGTAATTTTATTACAATGCACTGTACTTCATTTTACATAAGGCGCGAACACAGGTTGTGCCTTTCACTGCATAAACCCGCCGCTTTCCCCACGGTCGCCGGTTTTGTGCACTACAGTGATACTGCAGGAAATCAGAGCACGATCATGTAATGAAAAAAAACTACAACATCATCAGCCTGTTGTTAGCGCACCGTCTCTGACGAAGAGTATATTCAGACAATCGCTGGCGTGCGATTTTTGCCTGCCTGGGACGTTAATTTTTTGGTGAGACCCCTGTCGATGATGAATATGCTGGAAAACATCCAGGCACAGCTGGAACGACTGAGTAAATCGGAACGAAAGGTGGCAGACACAATTCTTAGTGCGCCGCAGGAAGCCATTCATAAAAGTATTGCCGCCCTTGCCGCGCAAGCAGGCGTGAGCGAACCCACCGTCAATCGCTTTTGCCGTCGCCTGGACACTCGCGGTTTTCCCGACTTTAAACTGCTGCTGGCGCAAAGCCTCGCCACCGGCACACCGTGGGTCAACCGCAACGTCGATGAAAACGACGACGTCAGCGCCTACAGCGACAAAATTTTTGAGTCTGCCATGGCGAGTTTAGCCCAGGTACGCAACGGGCTGGACATCAACGCCGTTAACCGCGCCGTAGACTGGTTGAGCCAGGCCAAAAAGCTCTCTTTTTTCGGACTGGGTTCCTCCTCAACCGTTGCACACGACGCAATGAACAAATTTCTGCGCTTTAATGTGCCGGTATTCTGGTCAGACGATATTGTGCTGCAACGCATGAGCTGCATGAACAGTGGCGAAGGCGACGTAGTTGTGCTGTTCTCCCACACCGGACGCACCCGTCAGATTGTGGAGCTGGCGCGCCTGGCGCATGAAAACGACGCGATGGTTATTGCCGTTACGACCGCCAACACGCCGCTTGCCCACGAAGCCGGGCTGGCACTGTTGCTGGATGTGCCGGAAGATACCGACGTTTACATTCCGATGGTCTCACGTCTGGCCCAGCTCACGCTGCTTGATGTGCTGGCCACCGGTTATACCCTACGCCGTGGCGCGAAATTCAGAGATAACTTGAAGCGAGTCAAAGAAGCTTTACGGG
Coding sequences:
- a CDS encoding DNA polymerase III subunit theta, producing MKHNLAQLPQEEMDKINVDLAAASVAFKERYNMPVIAEAVEREQPEMLRNWFTERLTTHRLASVNLSRLPWEPKAK
- a CDS encoding carbon-nitrogen hydrolase family protein encodes the protein MSLWSIAAAQYAVRQGGLEANIEHHLNFIEHAARESVNLLIFPEFSLCSDNDTDATKFAITLHSAELDPLSDAARQFGMTVVTGLPHLDNNANHARAIIFMPDGSRLSSRKPALEKSDWFTPCPATPIHGKMGRYFALGVNTSSEDEALPRSAAGLGANLYITGRHTPVARWQHDSMYLQQWAHKYNIAVLMANQTCNSGRWHGTGHSACWDERGQLIIRAEAGELLVIGRRSPAGWQGEVIPVR
- the exoX gene encoding exodeoxyribonuclease X; the encoded protein is MLRIIDTETCGLQGGIVEIASVDIIDGQIANPMSDLVRPDRPISPQAMAIHGITEAMVADKPWIEEIVPRYLGSRWYVAHNASFDSRVLPDMQGEWICTMRLARRLWPGIKYSNMGLYKSLKLHVDTPAGLHHHRALFDCYITAALLLRIMQESGWSPEQMVTVTGRPTLLQTLQFGKYRGESFEDIARRDPGYLRWMSNNLKEMSPELRLTLRHWLDA
- the ptrB gene encoding oligopeptidase B, which translates into the protein MPPKAKKVPHSLTIHGDTRIDNYYWLRDDDRSSPDVLDYLHKENDYGRRVMASQQALQERLLKEMVSRIAPRDVSAPWVKNGWRYRYYFDEGCEYAIWQRQPATGSEGEAWDKLLDCNKRAAHSEFYTLGGLSVTPDNTIMAVAEDFLSRRQYGIRFRHLASGNWYPELLENVSPDFVWANDSLTLYYVRKHPGTLLPYQVWRHTVGSPSRDDELVYEEKDDTFYVSVHKTSSRHFIVIALNSATSSEMLLLDAELPDAEPQCFIPRQRDREYSLDHYQHHFWVRSNHEGKNFGLYRTKVRDVQRWETVIPTRERVMLEGYALFTDWLVVEERERGLSSLRQINRKTGEESGIAFDDPAYVTWIANNPEPETAWLRYGYSSMTTPDTLFELNMDTGERRTLKQTAVAGFDGDNYRSEHLWVRARDGVEVPVSLVYHKQHFQRGKNPLLVYGYGSYGSSIDADFSTSRLSLLDRGFVYAIAHVRGGGELGQRWYEDGKFLKKMNTFYDYLDVCDALLAQGYGAPDQLYAMGGSAGGMLMGVAINQRPELFHGVVAQVPFVDVVTTMLDESIPLTTGEFEEWGNPQDETYYQYIKSYSPYDQVEEKAYPHMLVTTGLHDSQVQYWEPAKWVAKLREMKRDQTLLLLCTDMDSGHGGKSGRFKSWEGVALEYAFLIALAQGTLPGQTL
- a CDS encoding tellurite resistance TerB family protein translates to MANWLGQLQSLLGQASGQQQGNKPEQGLSKLLVPGALGGLAGLLVANKSSRKLLTKYGGNALLIGGGALAGSLLWNKYKDKIRQNYQAEPDWGTQTSPLDVRTERLILALVFAAKSDGHIDDKERAAIEQQLREAGVEQQGRVVVQQAIEQPLDPQRLAQGVQNEEEALELYFLSCAVIDIDHFMERSYLNALGDALKIPTEVREGIEQDIAQQKRELPPG
- a CDS encoding LexA family transcriptional regulator, encoding MAVEIKYVVVREGEEKMSFASKKEADAWDKMLDLAEAMGEWLTQSPVALEPEQADALAMWLAQEKDALNALLKTGQLPKAAVPRVADVADVADAKPQAEPRSTKKQTRAA
- the purT gene encoding formate-dependent phosphoribosylglycinamide formyltransferase, with product MDMLGSALRPSATRVMLLGSGELGKEVAIECQRLGLEVIAVDRYADAPAMQVAHRSHVINMLDGAQLAALIAQEKPHFVVPEIEAIATDTLVELERQGQRVVPCARAAQLTMNREGIRRLAAEELGLPTSGYRFADSETDFREAVREVGLPCIVKPVMSSSGKGQSMIRSETQLAEAWTYAQQGGRAGAGRVIVESVVNFDFEITLLTVNAVDGLHFCDPIGHRQQDGDYRESWQPQQMSQKALANAQDVAGKIVKALGGYGLFGVELFVCGDDVVFSEVSPRPHDTGMVTLISQDLSEFALHVRAFLGLPVGAVRQYGPAASAALLPALTSRDVRFINPEVACASGMQLRLFGKPEIDGTRRLGVVLATGNSVEEAVERAKTAVGQIRVEG
- a CDS encoding bifunctional 4-hydroxy-2-oxoglutarate aldolase/2-dehydro-3-deoxy-phosphogluconate aldolase produces the protein MNNWKTSAENILKSGPVVPVIVVKNIEHAVPMAKALVAGGVRVLEVTLRTECALDAIRLIAKEVPEAIVGAGTVINAQQLADVTAAGARFAISPGLTEPLLKAATAGTIPLIPGICSVSELMLGMEYGLREFKFFPAEANGGVKALQAIAGPFSQVRFCPTGGITPANYRDYLALNSVLCIGGSWLVPQDALEAGDYERITRLAREAVDGAK